A window from Purpureocillium takamizusanense chromosome 3, complete sequence encodes these proteins:
- the GLD1 gene encoding D/L-glyceraldehyde reductase (COG:S~EggNog:ENOG503NU9F), translating into MSTGRTVTLTSGHKMPQIGYGTWQAKPGEVGDGVYEALKTGYRHLDLAKIYQNQREVGEGIKRALADVPGLRREHIFITSKLWNNSHRPEDVESALDDTLAELQLDYLDLYLIHWPVAFKPGNDLFPKTSDGSELALNRDVSISQTWKAVTELPKSKTRSVGVSNFSIAHLEAVIKATGVVPAVNQIERHPRVPNKPLVDYCAAHNIVITAYSAFGNNGWGVPLLVNTPEVKAVADRLAKARGTDVTPAQVILAWSQLGGHVVIPKSVTASRIRENFQEIELDDEAIKAIDKLGEQPQRFNIPYTYDPKWNINLFGDDKETAAVNQVVL; encoded by the exons ATGTCCACCGGCCGCACCGTCACCCTCACCTCGGGCCACAAGATGCCGCAGATCGGCTACGGCACCTGGCAGGCCAAGccgggcgaggtcggcgacggcgtctaCGAGGCCCTCAAGACGGGCTACCGCCACCTCGACCTGGCCAAGATCTACCAGAACCAgcgcgaggtcggcgagggcatcaagcGCGCCCTCGCAGACGTCCCCGGCCTCCGCCGCGAGCACATCTTCATCACCTCCAAGCTCTGGAACAACAGCCACAGgcccgaggacgtcgagtcCGCCCTCGATGacaccctcgccgagctccagcTCGACTACCTTGAC CTCTACCTCATCCACTGGCCCGTCGCCTTCAAGCCCGGCAACGACCTCTTCCCCAAGACCAGCGACGGCTCCGAGCTGGCTCTGAACCGCGACGTCTCCATCTCCCAGACCTGGAAGG CCGTGACCGAGCTGCCCAAGTCCAAGACCCGCTCCGTCGGCGTCTCCAACTTCTCCATCGcgcacctcgaggccgtcatcaaGGCCACCGGCGTCGTCCCCGCCGTCAACCAGATCGAGCGCCACCCGCGCGTCCCCAACAAGCCCCTCGTCGACTACTGCGCCGCCCACAacatcgtcatcaccgccTACTCGGCCTTTGGCAACAACGGTTGGGGAGTGCCCCTGCTCGTCAACACccccgaggtcaaggccgtcgccgaccgccTCGCCAAGGCCCGCGGCACCGACGTCACCCCCGCCCAGGTTATCCTCGCCTGGtcccagctcggcggccacgtcgtcaTCCCCAAGTCCGTCACCGCCTCTCGCATCCGCGAGAACTTCCAGGAgatcgagctcgacgacgaggccatcaaggccatcgacaagctcggcgagcagcccCAGCGGTTCAACATTCCCTATACCT ACGACCCCAAGTGGAACATCAACCtcttcggcgacgacaaggagacggcggccgtcaacCAGGTTGTGCTGTAA
- a CDS encoding uncharacterized protein (COG:J~EggNog:ENOG503NW5K) has product MKFWQESLDNTFAGRPPREPICLLLYKALQDLEERAGGATKKSIKFWVSRLVKTRERHMDNRPYASLAGLEDYAENTYSTMMYATLASTPLRSMHIDHLASHIGKACGIVAVLRGIPVLAAPAQPVKTPSGVNAPITREPSLLLPLDVMAEEGVKEEEVFRQGPNAPGLQDAVFKVATRANDHLITAREMLKRLKEGQDPGHDFEHEGEAEHIYGEENDTVREIRQSFGVLLEAVPAAQFLENLEKANFDPFAVRSSGWRLPWRIWQSLSKERL; this is encoded by the coding sequence ATGAAGTTCTGGCAGGAGTCCCTCGACAACACATTTGCGGGCCGACCTCCCCGTGAGCCCATCTGCCTCCTCCTATACAAGGCGTTGCAGGATCTGGAGGAgagagccggcggcgcgaccaAGAAGTCCATCAAGTTCTGGGTATCGCGCCTCGTCAAGACGCGCGAACGGCACATGGACAACAGACCGTACGCGAGCCTCGCTGGCCTGGAAGATTACGCGGAGAATACGTACTCAACCATGATGTACGCAACCCTGGCATCGACGCCTCTGCGGTCTATGCACATCGACCACCTCGCCAGCCACATCGGCAAGGCCTGCGGCATTGTCGCGGTCCTGAGGGGGATTCCGGTCTTGGCGGCACCCGCGCAGCCAGTCAAGACCCCATCAGGCGTCAACGCCCCGATCACGAGGGAGCCgtctctgctgctgcccctaGACGTaatggccgaggagggcgtcaaggaggaggaggtgtTCCGGCAAGGACCCAACGCACCGGGCCTCCAGGACGCCGTGTTCAAGGTCGCGACGCGCGCCAATGACCATCTCATCACGGCGCGGGAGATGCTCAAGCGGCTCAAGGAGGGCCAGGACCCCGGCCACGACTTTGagcacgagggcgaggcagagCACATCTATGGTGAGGAGAATGACACTGTCCGCGAGATACGTCAAAGCTTCGGCGTCCTGCTGGAGGCAGTACCGGCGGCCCAGTTTCTGGAGAACTTGGAAAAGGCAAACTTTGACCCGTTTGCCGTGAGGAGTAGCGGCTGGAGGTTGCCTTGGAGGATATGGCAGTCCCTGTCCAAGGAGCGGCTCTAA
- a CDS encoding uncharacterized protein (TransMembrane:1 (o41-63i)), whose amino-acid sequence MFASSNPATVDIIRNRAGFVSLLQLLSRRGEDDGGGSSSGAVVGVIIVSVVIGLAALIVCIYVRHADRSRSRRTPRRHPRRGRRGTHRDGGGSARRVVRQRDRLSPLKFFDVRDLGRGKRDMRQRDDVEMARPRRAHLR is encoded by the coding sequence ATGTTTGCCTCGAGCAACCCGGCGACAGTCGACATCATCCGGAACAGAGCTGGCTTCGTCTCCCTTCTGCAACTTCTCTCCCGGCgaggagaagacgacggcggcggcagctcgagcggcgccgtcgtcggcgtcatcatcgtcagtGTCGTCATTGGGCTCGCTGCCCTGATCGTGTGCATCTACGTCCGGCACGCCGATCggtcgcgctcgcggcgcacgCCCAGGAGGCacccgcggcgcggcaggagGGGTAcgcaccgcgacggcggcggcagcgcacGGCGTGTTGTGCGGCAGAGGGACAGGTTATCGCCCCTCAAGTTCTTTGACGTGAGGGATCTCGGCAGGGGCAAGCGGGACATGCGGCAGAGAGACGACGTGGAGATGGCgaggcctcgccgcgctcatcTGCGGTGA
- a CDS encoding uncharacterized protein (COG:I~EggNog:ENOG503NW5K), with the protein MHRPQLALGRGLNRLVPSPSSRRCYVTDADVESARRYCLTQLHTSDYDAHLLRRFVPPPVQDTYAALRALNLELVRLPELVSNPTIGALRMKFWQESLDNTFAGRPPREPICLLLYKALQDLEERAGGATKKSIKFWVSRLVKTRERHMDNRPYASLAGLEDYAENTYSTMMYATLASTPLRSMHIDHLASHIGKACGIVAVLRGIPVLAAPAQPVKTPSGVNAPITREPSLLLPLDVMAEEGVKEEEVFRQGPNAPGLQDAVFKVATRANDHLITAREMLKRLKEGQDPGHDFEHEGEAEHIYGEENDTVREIRQSFGVLLEAVPAAQFLENLEKANFDPFAVRSSGWRLPWRIWQSLSKERL; encoded by the exons ATGCATCGCCCGCAGCTTGCCTTGGGCCGCGGCCTGAACAGGCtggtgccgtcgccctcgtcccgccgctgctACGTCACAGACGCAGACGTCGAATCGGCGCGGCGATACTGTTTGACGCAGCTCCA CACGAGTGATTATGATGCGCACCTCCTTCGCCGCTTCGTCCCCCCTCCCGTTCAAGACACCTACGCCGCCCTCCGTGCCCTCaacctcgagctcgtccgcctcccCGAGCTCGTCTCCAACCCCACAATCGGCGCCCTGCGCATGAAGTTCTGGCAGGAGTCCCTCGACAACACATTTGCGGGCCGACCTCCCCGTGAGCCCATCTGCCTCCTCCTATACAAGGCGTTGCAGGATCTGGAGGAgagagccggcggcgcgaccaAGAAGTCCATCAAGTTCTGGGTATCGCGCCTCGTCAAGACGCGCGAACGGCACATGGACAACAGACCGTACGCGAGCCTCGCTGGCCTGGAAGATTACGCGGAGAATACGTACTCAACCATGATGTACGCAACCCTGGCATCGACGCCTCTGCGGTCTATGCACATCGACCACCTCGCCAGCCACATCGGCAAGGCCTGCGGCATTGTCGCGGTCCTGAGGGGGATTCCGGTCTTGGCGGCACCCGCGCAGCCAGTCAAGACCCCATCAGGCGTCAACGCCCCGATCACGAGGGAGCCgtctctgctgctgcccctaGACGTaatggccgaggagggcgtcaaggaggaggaggtgtTCCGGCAAGGACCCAACGCACCGGGCCTCCAGGACGCCGTGTTCAAGGTCGCGACGCGCGCCAATGACCATCTCATCACGGCGCGGGAGATGCTCAAGCGGCTCAAGGAGGGCCAGGACCCCGGCCACGACTTTGagcacgagggcgaggcagagCACATCTATGGTGAGGAGAATGACACTGTCCGCGAGATACGTCAAAGCTTCGGCGTCCTGCTGGAGGCAGTACCGGCGGCCCAGTTTCTGGAGAACTTGGAAAAGGCAAACTTTGACCCGTTTGCCGTGAGGAGTAGCGGCTGGAGGTTGCCTTGGAGGATATGGCAGTCCCTGTCCAAGGAGCGGCTCTAA
- a CDS encoding uncharacterized protein (TransMembrane:1 (o77-101i)~EggNog:ENOG503P9J0), which yields MYIPLDHRRGGGGGGGGGRPGPVSEIEHVLFFADHQDASPPATRRHRQRAADNDDETARAVLLPRQFSSNPSDNTNIQIGVVVGIVLGAFIIGLCVFLYMYRHTIRFRHRHRRRGVRKASSSKSSKSSDAEAPPPPANAPPPPDAPPPAEGA from the coding sequence ATGTATATCCCGCTTGATcatcgtcggggcggcggcggcggcggcggcggcgggcggcccggccCCGTATCAGAGATCGAGCACGTCCTCTTCTTCGCGGACCACCAAGACGCCTCACCGCCCGCGacacgacgacatcgacaacGAGCAGCAGATAATGATGACGAAACCGCGAGGGCCGTCCTCTTGCCCCGCCAGTTCTCCAGCAACCCGAGCGACAACACAAACATCCAgatcggcgtcgtcgtcggcatcgtgcTCGGCGCCTTCATCATAGGCCTCTGCGTCTTCCTCTACATGTACCGCCACACCATCCGCTtccgacaccgacaccgccgccggggcgtCCGCAAGGCGTCGAGCAGCAAGAGCTCCAAGAGctccgacgccgaggcgccgcctccgcccgccaacgccccgccgccaccggatgcgccgccgccggcggagggAGCTTGA
- the RAD5 gene encoding DNA helicase rad5 (COG:L~EggNog:ENOG503NURH), which produces MDFGPSQEPPSKKRRFFKDRAEESSDPIAFSPKPSSSPPLDRRPLKDEDDTRAFLAEIPENGGLPDRSAAPQNAPELKHESSSVTFDQDTFESFVGDKVSPDVMRIIQDNCGDNLERAVNMYFDGTYKKLKNSPQSRPPTQGPSRAGSWSTPQPVAAVPRRSIPKSRYVGAFGVEGWATRSGSNIIKHGDVVRIERQKIQPPQQPKVKGKLGGPSTPVRNNTAASRRVDVIVRFTNQSGLEIGRLAKDTANWVSTLMDQKVCMFEGTCVYAPERLRTNDTVFLQLRCSLLNSAFEDRRFQLADDRPTTYFEQSETSDEKELRLRQVALVRLFQEINLQPITANSAAQDGRAGLLKAAEMDEQKQREAKNPATNGKDSKDGKDSGSPPNSSDAEEGEELEQDQLDALYRKAQCFDFNTPEAEPADTFAMTLRPYQKQSLHWMMAKEKDERGNREPSMHPLWEEYTWPVKDMDDKDLPLVGGQSKFYVNPYSGDLSLDFPVQEQHCLGGILADEMGLGKTIQMLSLVHSHRSELARKSRMSTGGISSVNQLPRLGTTSATPLDAPCTTLVVAPMSLLAQWHSEAEKASKQGTMKIELYYGNEKSSNLQALCCSGNASNAPDLVITSYGVVLSEFSSLAAKNGDKSFHSGLFSLKFFRVILDEAHHIKNRSSKTAKACYDISSTHRWVLTGTPIVNRLEDLFSLVRFLGVEPWNNFSFWKTFITVPFESGDFVRALNVVQTVLEPLVMRRTKDMKTPDGQPLVPLPPKQIDIVDVDLSKEERAVYDYIFTKAKRTFSKNMEAGTVMKAFTTIFAQILRLRQSCCHPVLVRNRDIVTEEEEAGAAADAAAGLADDMDLESLVAQFTATTDDDAKSNFAFGAHALEEIRNESEKECPLCFEEPMNEQLVTGCWHSACKKCLLDFMKHESDRGVVAKCFNCRAPLNQRDLFEVVRHDDEDDALSKSRISLQRLGANHSSAKVAALMSHLRALRREHPRMKSVIFSQFTSFLSLIEPALERANVKFLRLDGSMAQRARAAVLEDFQEKKGFMVLLISLRAGGVGLNLTSAGRVFMMDPWWSFAVEAQAIDRVHRLGQEDEVVIKRFIVKESVEERMLRIQERKKFIATSLGMMSDEEKKLQRIEDIKELLS; this is translated from the exons atggATTTTGGACCGTCACAGGAGCCTCCCTCCAAGAAGCGGAGGTTCTTCAAGGACCGGGCTGAGGAGTCGTCGGACCCCATTGCCTTCAGCCCGaagccgagcagctcgccacCCCTGGACCGGCGCCCTTTGAAAGATGAAGATGACACGCGGGCTTTTCTGGCCGAGATACCCGAGAATGGAGGACTTCCAGATCGATCTGCGGCACCTCAAAACGCACCGGAGCTCAAGCACGAGTCATCGTCTGTGACGTTCGACCAGGACACGTTCGAAAGCTTCGTTGGCGACAAGGTTAGCCCGGATGTCATGCGCATCATACAAGACAACTGCGGCGATAACCTCGAGCGAGCCGTCAATATGTACTTTGATGGCACGTACAAAAAGTTGAAGAACAGCCCGCAGAGCCGCCCACCGACCCAGGGTCCGAGTCGAGCGGGATCATGGTCCACACCTCAGCCAGTCGCTGCTGTCCCCCGTCGCAGCATACCAAAGTCTCGATACGTCGGTGCATTTGGTGTCGAAGGATGGGCGACACGGAGCGGCTCTAATATAATCAAGCACGGGGATGTCGTCAGGATTGAGCGGCAAAAGATTcagccgccccagcagcccaAGGTCAAGGGAAAGCTAGGTGGCCCCAGCACCCCTGTTCGCAACAACACGGCCGCATCTCGAAGGGTCGATGTCATAGTGCGCTTCACGAACCAGTCCGGCCTGGAGATTGGGAGACTCGCAAAGGACACGGCCAATTGGGTCTCAACGCTGATGGACCAAAAAGTCTGCATGTTCGAAGGCACATGCGTCTATGCCCCGGAGCGCCTTCGAACCAACGACACAGTCTTCCTACAGCTACGCTGCTCTCTCCTGAACTCGGCTTTCGAAGACAGGAGGTTTCAGCTCGCCGATGACCGTCCGACTACGTACTTTGAGCAGAGTGAGACGTCGGACGAGAAGGAGCTGAGACTACGACAGGTGGCGCTGGTGAGGTTGTTCCAAGAGATCAACCTACAACCTATAACCGCCAACTCTGCAGCCCAGGACGGACGGGCCGGTCTCCTCAAGGCTGCGGAGATGGACGAACAAAAGCAGCGAGAAGCCAAGAACCCCGCAACGAACGGCAAGGACAGCAAAGACGGAAAAGACTCGGGATCGCCGCCCAATTCATCAGAtgcagaagaaggcgaggagtTGGAGCAAGACCAACTGGATGCCCTGTACAGGAAAGCCCAGTGCTTCGACTTCAACACCCCAGAAGCCGAACCTGCCGATACATTTGCAATGACGCTGCGACCGTATCAAAAGCAGTCGTTGCATTGGATGATGGCGAAAGAGAAGGACGAGAGGGGCAACAGAGAGCCGTCCATGCATCCCCTGTGGGAAGAATATACTTGGCCCGTCAAGGACATGGACGACAAGGACTTGCCGCTAGTGGGCGGTCAGTCCAAGTTCTATGTCAACCCCTACTCAGGAGATTTGTCTCTCGACTTTCCAGTCCAAGAACAGCATTGCTTGGGCGGCATTCTTGCTGATGAAATGGGCCTCGGCAAGACGATTCAGATGCTGAGCTTGGTCCACAGCCATAGATCGGAACTGGCCCGCAAATCCCGCATGTCTACCGGCGGTATTTCAAGCGTCAACCAGCTCCCTCGACTGGGAACGACATCTGCTACCCCTCTCGATGCGCCTTGCACGacgttggtggtggcgccaATGTCGCTGCTCGCCCAGTGGCATAGCGAGGCTGAGAAGGCATCGAAGCAAGGGACTATGAAGATTGAACTATATTACGGCAACGAAAAGTCTAGCAATCTCCAGGCCCTTTGCTGCAGTGGCAACGCGTCCAACGCACCCGACCTCGTCATCACAAGCTACGGCGTTGTCCTGTCCGAGTTCAGCAGCCTTGCAGCCAAGAACGGAGACAAGTCGTTTCACAGCGGTCTGTTTTCGCTCAAGTTCTTTCGCGTCatcctggacgaggcgcaccACATCAAGAACAGATCGTCAAAGACTGCCAAGGCGTGCTATGACATCTCCTCGACTCATCGCTGGGTGCTGACAGGCACGCCGATCGTCAATAGGCTCGAAGACCTATTCAGTCTCGTGCGtttcctcggcgtcgagccatGGAATAATTTCTCGTTCTGGAAGACGTTCATCACCGTACCATTTGAATCAGGCGACTTTGTTCGGGCTCTCAACGTGGTGCAGACGGTGCTGGAGCCGCTGGTGATGAGACGCACCAAAGACATGAAGACCCCCGACGGACAACCCTTGGTTCCCCTACCGCCGAAGCAAATTGACATTGTGGACGTGGATCTGTCCAAGGAAGAGCGGGCAGTGTACGACTACATCTTCACGAAAGCCAAGCGGACCTTTTCAAAGAATATGGAGGCGGGCACAGTCATGAAGGCGTTCACCACCATTTTTGCCCAGATTCTGCGGCTGCGACAGTCTTGCTGTCACCCCGTGCTGGTACGCAACAGAGACATTGTCacggaggaagaggaggcgggagccgcggcggacgcagcagcagggcttGCCGATGATATGGACTTGGAATCCCTTGTTGCCCAGTTCACTGCCACGACGGATGACGATGCCAAGAGCAACTTTGCGTTTGGCGCGCATGCACTCGAAGAGATTCGCAACGAGTCTGAGAAAGAATGCCCGCTCTGTTTCGAGGAGCCCATGAATGAACAGCTGGTCACAGGCTGTTGGCACTCGGCATGCAAGAAGTGTCTCCTGGACTTTATGAAGCACGAGAGCGACCGTGGGGTTGTGGCTAAGTGCTTCAACTGCCGCGCGCCCTTGAACCAGCGAGACTTGTTTGAAGTGGTGCGGcacgatgatgaagacgacgcgcTTTCGAAATCTCGTATAAGCCTACAGCGACTGGGAGCGAATCACTCGTCGGCCaaggtggcggcgctcaTGTCGCATCTGCGGGCTCTGCGGCGCGAGCACCCGCGGATGAAATCGGTCATATTCTCACAGTTCACGTCGTTCCTGTCACTCATTGAGCCGGCGCTGGAGCGGGCCAACGTCAAGTTTCTACGGCTGGACGGGAGCATGGCGCAACGGGCGCGAGCGGCCGTGCTAGAAGACTTTCAAGAGAAGAAGGGCTTCATGGTACTGCTCATCAGCCTCCGCGCAGGCGGCGTTGGCTTGAATTTGACGAGCGCCGGGCGCGTGTTCATGATGGACCCGTGGTGGAGTTTCGCCGTGGAGGCCCAGGCGATTGACCGGGTGCATAGACTCGGACAGGAAGATGAAGTCGTCATCAAGCGGTTCATCGTAAAGGAGAGCGTGGAAGAGAGGATGTTGCGGATCCAGGAGAGGAAGAAGTTTAT TGCGACCTCCCTGGGCATGATGAGTGATGAGGAAAAGAAGCTTCAGCGCATCGAGGACATCAAAGAATTACTGAGTTAG